From the Aminivibrio sp. genome, one window contains:
- a CDS encoding flavodoxin family protein: MNCLALLGSPRKDGNTAALLASFLDGAASKGHNVRTVLLQDRKILPCTSCNGCKKDGKGTGRCVLADDMAALYPAVLEAEVIVHAFPIYWWSMPAQTKLFQDRLYALDYGLFSGKKMYLLTTYGGEDPNSGPGIVERTFRDICDFLGMEFRGSLGVCSGSLPVQKNETALLQAKQMGTGI; the protein is encoded by the coding sequence ATGAACTGCCTCGCACTGCTCGGAAGCCCAAGAAAAGACGGCAACACCGCCGCCCTGCTCGCGTCCTTCCTTGACGGGGCGGCTTCGAAAGGGCACAACGTCCGCACCGTGCTCCTCCAGGACAGGAAAATTCTGCCCTGCACAAGCTGCAACGGATGCAAGAAAGACGGGAAAGGAACGGGCAGATGCGTCCTTGCCGACGACATGGCCGCCCTGTACCCGGCGGTGCTGGAGGCGGAGGTCATCGTCCACGCCTTCCCCATCTACTGGTGGTCCATGCCCGCCCAGACGAAGCTCTTCCAGGACAGACTCTACGCTCTCGACTACGGTCTCTTCAGCGGAAAGAAGATGTACCTCCTGACCACCTACGGCGGCGAGGACCCCAACTCAGGCCCCGGCATAGTGGAGCGCACCTTCCGGGACATCTGCGATTTTCTCGGTATGGAATTCCGCGGCAGCCTCGGCGTCTGTTCGGGATCCCTCCCGGTGCAGAAAAACGAAACCGCCCTTCTGCAGGCAAAGCAGATGGGCACCGGTATCTGA
- a CDS encoding Tm-1-like ATP-binding domain-containing protein → MKKAYIVGTCDTKYDELAFVRDIIAGRGVGTVLVDVGTRPHGNPVDVTAAEVAACHPSKPGFLSSAKERGEAVGAMGEALAAFLPKREDLGGVIGLGGSGGTSIITSGMRMLPLGTPKIMVSTMASGNVAPYVGPNDIAMMYSVTDVSGINRISRVVLANAANALAGMMSGPVPHGEDRPLLGMTMFGVTTPCVDMVRHALEKDFDCLVFHATGTGGQSFEKLVDSGMMKCVLDITTTEICDHLMGGVLSAGEGRLDAFIRTGIPYVGSVGALDMVNFGPMDTVPEKYRDRKLYVHNPQVTLMRTTPEENTLMGEWIGEKLNRFPGPVRFLLPLKGVSMIDAPGQAFHWPEADEALFSSLERTFRQSDHHRLVKLPLNVNDPEFAAALVENFRELHS, encoded by the coding sequence ATGAAGAAAGCCTATATTGTGGGAACCTGCGACACGAAGTATGATGAGCTCGCCTTTGTCCGGGACATTATCGCGGGGAGAGGCGTCGGGACCGTCCTGGTGGACGTGGGAACCCGGCCCCACGGAAACCCCGTGGACGTAACGGCAGCCGAAGTGGCCGCCTGCCATCCCTCGAAGCCCGGCTTTCTCTCCTCCGCGAAGGAACGGGGAGAGGCGGTGGGGGCCATGGGCGAGGCCCTGGCGGCATTTCTTCCCAAAAGAGAGGATCTCGGCGGGGTTATCGGCCTCGGCGGCTCGGGCGGAACGTCCATTATCACCTCCGGGATGAGGATGCTGCCCCTCGGAACGCCGAAGATCATGGTCTCCACCATGGCCTCGGGCAACGTGGCCCCTTACGTGGGACCCAACGACATCGCCATGATGTATTCCGTCACCGACGTTTCGGGGATCAACAGGATCTCCAGGGTGGTCCTTGCGAACGCCGCCAACGCCCTTGCCGGCATGATGAGCGGCCCCGTCCCCCACGGCGAGGATCGGCCCCTTCTGGGCATGACCATGTTCGGCGTCACAACCCCATGCGTGGACATGGTCCGCCACGCCCTCGAAAAGGACTTCGACTGCCTCGTCTTCCACGCCACCGGCACCGGCGGCCAGTCCTTCGAAAAACTCGTGGACTCGGGGATGATGAAGTGCGTCCTCGACATCACCACCACGGAAATCTGCGACCACCTCATGGGCGGTGTCCTCTCCGCCGGAGAAGGGCGGCTCGACGCCTTCATCCGGACCGGGATCCCCTACGTGGGCTCCGTGGGCGCCCTGGACATGGTGAACTTCGGGCCCATGGACACCGTGCCCGAGAAGTACAGGGACAGGAAGCTCTACGTCCACAACCCCCAGGTGACCCTCATGCGCACCACACCCGAAGAGAACACCCTCATGGGCGAATGGATCGGCGAAAAGCTGAACAGGTTCCCCGGGCCGGTGCGCTTCCTGCTGCCCCTGAAGGGCGTCTCCATGATCGACGCGCCGGGACAGGCCTTCCACTGGCCGGAGGCAGACGAAGCCCTCTTCTCCTCCCTTGAGCGCACCTTCAGGCAGTCGGATCATCATCGCCTGGTGAAGCTGCCCCTGAACGTGAACGATCCCGAGTTCGCCGCGGCCCTCGTGGAGAACTTCCGGGAACTGCATTCATAA
- a CDS encoding TRAP transporter small permease: MNTAEDKMSVLDTSFTLSRKISDIVERASICITVFYIAAVFCVVFLGVIMRIIGSTFSWSEEISRWLLVGITYIGASLALKRQQHVGIALVIRALPRAWCRIAVILIDIAVMAFIYYGFRTSLATALQSAKQFGDIIKLPMMYVKLNLPIGFLFMFVHMVYFLIGAFRAEDPQDFILSS; encoded by the coding sequence ATGAACACGGCGGAGGACAAGATGAGTGTACTCGATACATCATTCACACTTTCACGGAAGATAAGCGACATCGTCGAGCGGGCGAGCATCTGCATAACGGTCTTCTACATTGCTGCTGTCTTCTGCGTCGTCTTCCTCGGAGTGATAATGCGGATCATCGGATCCACGTTTTCCTGGAGCGAGGAGATCTCCCGCTGGCTCCTGGTGGGAATCACGTATATCGGAGCCAGCCTTGCACTCAAGCGACAGCAGCACGTCGGCATCGCGCTGGTGATCCGCGCCCTTCCGAGAGCGTGGTGCAGGATAGCCGTCATTCTTATAGATATCGCTGTCATGGCCTTCATTTACTATGGATTCAGAACGAGCCTCGCAACTGCTCTTCAATCAGCGAAACAGTTCGGCGACATCATAAAATTGCCAATGATGTACGTAAAGCTGAATCTTCCCATCGGGTTTTTGTTCATGTTCGTCCATATGGTCTATTTTCTGATCGGCGCATTCAGGGCCGAGGATCCCCAGGATTTCATCCTGAGCAGCTGA
- a CDS encoding DctP family TRAP transporter solute-binding subunit translates to MKAQSGKLGKVAVLLSVLFIATMVLVLCQTANQAAAQDDVKIEAEKKKNAEFVLKLAYTDAANWPASGIKPLGEHAFALIFKSIVESRSNGAMYVELFPATSMGQSKEVIEMVQTGTLEMGIQTGALAGVYPPVQVINLPYAFQSDEIAWWIFDNSEFWKKMTAEIEEKTGIKVLAMGQNGTRHFTNSKRPIREPKDMVGLKFRVMPSPIYVKTLEAMGASATPLAHGEIYTSCQTKVVDGQENPIWNIAANKWYEVQDYMTLDGHTWSEDMLIINANFFNNLPKAFQQIIRAAAYQGQTAGRASESLGSLVTDFAILEKNMEIYSPTPEEMAKFKAAVVPVADWLKQEIGAKYVEDFYKAVEEAEAALGYR, encoded by the coding sequence ATGAAGGCTCAGAGCGGGAAGTTGGGAAAAGTAGCGGTGCTGTTGTCGGTTCTGTTTATCGCAACAATGGTTCTTGTCCTCTGCCAGACAGCAAATCAGGCTGCGGCACAGGACGACGTGAAAATCGAGGCCGAGAAGAAGAAGAACGCGGAGTTCGTGCTGAAACTTGCCTACACTGACGCAGCGAACTGGCCGGCAAGCGGAATCAAGCCTCTTGGAGAACATGCTTTCGCCCTCATCTTCAAGAGCATCGTGGAATCGCGGTCCAATGGCGCCATGTATGTTGAACTCTTCCCCGCCACATCTATGGGACAGAGCAAGGAAGTCATCGAAATGGTCCAGACGGGAACGCTCGAAATGGGGATCCAGACCGGCGCCCTGGCAGGGGTTTACCCGCCTGTGCAGGTAATCAACCTCCCCTACGCCTTCCAGTCCGACGAGATCGCCTGGTGGATATTCGACAACAGCGAATTCTGGAAGAAAATGACCGCCGAGATCGAAGAAAAAACAGGCATTAAGGTGCTTGCAATGGGACAGAACGGCACCAGGCATTTCACCAACTCCAAGCGCCCGATCCGCGAACCGAAGGATATGGTCGGCCTGAAGTTCCGGGTCATGCCCTCGCCGATTTACGTGAAAACCCTTGAAGCCATGGGAGCGAGCGCGACGCCTCTTGCCCACGGGGAGATTTACACATCATGCCAGACCAAGGTCGTTGACGGGCAGGAGAACCCCATCTGGAACATAGCGGCCAACAAATGGTACGAGGTTCAGGACTACATGACGCTCGACGGCCATACGTGGAGCGAGGACATGCTGATCATCAATGCCAATTTCTTCAACAATCTTCCGAAGGCATTTCAGCAGATAATCCGTGCTGCAGCCTACCAGGGGCAGACTGCGGGACGCGCGTCCGAATCACTGGGCTCACTGGTCACCGATTTCGCGATCCTCGAGAAAAACATGGAGATCTACTCTCCGACACCCGAGGAGATGGCAAAGTTCAAGGCTGCTGTCGTTCCCGTAGCCGACTGGCTTAAGCAGGAAATCGGCGCCAAGTACGTGGAAGATTTTTACAAAGCCGTCGAAGAAGCCGAAGCTGCTCTGGGATACAGATAG
- a CDS encoding SRPBCC family protein encodes MPRVYYSTIISAPIEEVWEYVRDFNGLPKWHPGIKAGEIEGGCSPDCTACIGSVRHFQLADGSWMREQLLALSDADYSVTYTILETGMKLKNYVSSLSLAPVTATDETFAEWEAVFDITDAAAEEETVDTVYGIFSSGLENLDEMLMEEFDDNSCCGCGEGECGGCGCGEG; translated from the coding sequence ATGCCCAGAGTGTATTACAGCACCATCATTTCCGCACCCATCGAGGAAGTATGGGAATACGTGAGGGATTTCAACGGCCTGCCCAAGTGGCACCCGGGAATCAAGGCCGGCGAAATCGAGGGAGGATGCAGCCCCGACTGCACTGCCTGCATAGGCAGTGTCCGTCATTTCCAGCTTGCCGACGGCTCGTGGATGAGGGAGCAGCTTCTCGCCCTCTCCGACGCAGATTATTCCGTCACCTACACCATCCTCGAAACAGGCATGAAGCTGAAGAATTATGTGTCCTCCCTGAGCCTCGCGCCGGTCACTGCCACCGACGAAACTTTCGCCGAATGGGAGGCCGTCTTCGACATCACCGATGCTGCCGCCGAAGAAGAAACCGTGGACACGGTGTACGGCATCTTCAGCTCCGGGCTGGAAAACCTGGATGAAATGCTCATGGAGGAGTTCGACGACAATTCCTGCTGCGGATGCGGCGAAGGGGAATGCGGGGGGTGCGGCTGCGGAGAGGGTTAG
- the ilvD gene encoding dihydroxy-acid dehydratase produces MSKGWRSSEVFAGPQNAGARALWKSMGYCDGDFADRPVIGIANSWNTLVPGHFNLNMVSEQVKKGIHRAGGVAAEFGVIASCDGVCEGHRGMHFILPQREVIADSIELVAEAHHLDALVLLASCDKIVPGMLMAAARLDIPAVMITGGPMLGGVEFDGRKADETSLHEALGMLASGKITEEKFRSLENLCAPTCGSCSFFGTANTMCCLAEALGMMLPGAALIPAVHSERLRLACETGEVICRMAREGLTARKILNGLSIENAVRATHAMSGSTNAVMHLAAIAAEAEAGVDVMDLFSRLGPETPQIVRVNPASKWNTEDFWMAGGIPRMLKRMLPLLQKDALTCTGRTLEENVSEYVFPFPENDEVMKTLEEPFSPRGGIAVLRGNLAPETGVTKPGAIDPSLHVFTGEARVFDSEDDANAAILAGKIQPGNVVVIRYEGPKGGPGMREMYRAMKYLYGMGLNKSTALVTDGRFSGTNNGCFVGHISPEAAEGGPLAIVRDGDKITIDVIEGTLHLHVSDGEIKERFASWKKPAPKVTRGHLALYSRLASSAAKGAVVRAE; encoded by the coding sequence ATGTCAAAGGGATGGAGAAGTTCCGAGGTTTTCGCCGGTCCCCAGAACGCCGGGGCGCGGGCGCTGTGGAAATCCATGGGGTATTGCGACGGTGATTTCGCGGACAGGCCGGTGATCGGCATCGCAAATTCCTGGAACACCCTCGTTCCCGGCCATTTCAACCTGAACATGGTCAGCGAGCAGGTGAAGAAGGGGATCCACAGGGCAGGAGGAGTGGCCGCCGAGTTCGGCGTCATCGCTTCCTGCGACGGTGTCTGCGAAGGACACCGGGGGATGCACTTCATCCTGCCCCAGAGGGAGGTCATCGCCGACTCCATTGAGCTTGTGGCGGAGGCCCACCACCTGGACGCCCTGGTCCTCCTGGCCTCTTGCGACAAGATCGTTCCCGGCATGCTCATGGCGGCGGCCAGGCTCGACATCCCGGCAGTCATGATCACCGGGGGACCCATGCTCGGCGGTGTGGAGTTCGACGGCCGGAAGGCCGACGAGACGTCCCTTCACGAAGCCCTTGGTATGCTCGCCTCCGGGAAGATCACCGAGGAAAAGTTCCGGTCCCTGGAGAACCTGTGCGCACCCACCTGCGGATCCTGCTCCTTCTTCGGCACTGCCAACACCATGTGCTGTCTCGCCGAAGCCCTGGGAATGATGCTGCCGGGGGCGGCGCTGATCCCCGCGGTCCACTCGGAGCGGCTGCGGCTCGCCTGCGAGACCGGGGAGGTCATCTGCCGCATGGCCCGGGAGGGCCTCACCGCCCGGAAGATTCTCAACGGCCTGTCCATCGAGAACGCCGTCCGGGCCACCCACGCCATGAGCGGCTCCACAAACGCAGTGATGCACCTGGCGGCCATCGCCGCCGAGGCGGAGGCCGGCGTGGACGTCATGGACCTCTTCTCGCGCCTGGGGCCGGAGACGCCCCAGATAGTGAGGGTCAACCCGGCGTCCAAGTGGAACACCGAGGATTTCTGGATGGCCGGAGGCATCCCCAGGATGCTGAAAAGAATGCTGCCCCTGCTGCAGAAGGACGCTCTCACCTGCACGGGCCGGACGCTGGAGGAGAACGTCTCGGAGTATGTCTTCCCCTTCCCGGAGAACGACGAGGTGATGAAGACCCTCGAGGAGCCTTTCTCGCCCCGGGGGGGCATCGCCGTCCTCAGAGGAAACCTCGCCCCGGAGACGGGGGTGACCAAGCCGGGGGCCATCGATCCTTCGCTCCATGTGTTCACAGGCGAGGCCAGGGTGTTCGACAGCGAGGATGATGCGAACGCCGCCATCCTGGCCGGGAAAATCCAGCCGGGAAACGTGGTGGTTATCCGCTACGAGGGGCCCAAGGGCGGCCCGGGCATGCGGGAGATGTACCGGGCCATGAAGTACCTCTACGGCATGGGGCTGAACAAGAGCACGGCCCTGGTGACCGACGGCCGGTTTTCGGGGACGAACAACGGATGCTTCGTGGGCCACATCTCACCGGAGGCGGCGGAGGGCGGCCCGCTGGCTATCGTTCGGGACGGGGACAAAATCACCATCGACGTGATCGAAGGCACCCTGCATCTCCACGTTTCCGACGGGGAAATCAAGGAAAGGTTCGCATCGTGGAAAAAACCCGCCCCCAAAGTCACCCGGGGACATCTGGCCCTGTACTCCAGGCTGGCGTCCTCGGCAGCGAAGGGAGCGGTGGTGAGGGCGGAGTAG
- a CDS encoding phosphoenolpyruvate hydrolase family protein: MKRFTRTELMARFHDMAKRREPIIGGGAGTGISAKWEEAGGIDLIVIYNSGRYRMAGRGSLAGLLAYGNANDIVKEMAYEVLPVVKKTPVLAGVNGTDPFVIWDKYFDEIISLGFAGVQNFPTVGLIDGIFRANLEETGMGYALEVETIRAAHERDLLTTPYVFSEEDAVAMTKAGADILVCHMGLTTKGSIGAKTAKTLDECAVLIDTWAAAAKKVRDDVIVLCHGGPIAMPEDASFILKKCKNVHGFYGASSMERLPTETAIKARAEEFKKITF; the protein is encoded by the coding sequence ATGAAACGGTTCACCCGTACAGAGCTGATGGCCCGCTTCCACGACATGGCGAAGCGACGGGAGCCGATTATCGGCGGCGGAGCAGGCACAGGCATCTCTGCCAAGTGGGAAGAGGCCGGCGGCATCGACCTTATCGTCATCTACAATTCCGGCCGGTACCGCATGGCGGGACGGGGGTCCCTCGCCGGGCTCCTCGCCTACGGCAACGCCAACGACATCGTCAAGGAGATGGCTTACGAGGTCCTCCCCGTGGTGAAGAAAACGCCGGTCCTGGCGGGCGTCAACGGCACGGACCCCTTCGTCATCTGGGACAAATACTTCGACGAGATCATCTCCCTCGGCTTCGCCGGCGTACAGAACTTCCCCACCGTGGGGCTCATCGACGGGATCTTCCGGGCCAACCTGGAAGAGACCGGCATGGGGTACGCCCTTGAAGTGGAGACCATCCGGGCCGCCCACGAACGGGACCTCCTCACCACTCCCTACGTTTTCAGCGAAGAGGATGCCGTGGCCATGACGAAGGCCGGGGCGGACATCCTGGTGTGCCACATGGGGCTCACCACCAAGGGGTCCATCGGGGCGAAGACCGCCAAGACCCTCGACGAATGCGCCGTCCTCATCGACACATGGGCGGCCGCCGCTAAGAAGGTCCGGGACGACGTAATCGTCCTCTGTCACGGAGGCCCTATCGCCATGCCTGAGGACGCTTCATTCATCCTCAAAAAGTGCAAGAATGTCCACGGTTTCTACGGGGCCAGCTCCATGGAGCGCCTGCCCACGGAAACCGCCATCAAGGCCCGGGCGGAAGAGTTCAAGAAGATCACTTTCTAG
- a CDS encoding TRAP transporter large permease produces the protein MTTLLLIFIGSFAIGVPIAFVLGLTALYYLLFVSSVPIMILGQRLYAGVDNFVLLAIPFFVFAGELMNRTKITEDLVNFAKMLVGWIPGALAQVNIVTSVFFAGLTGAAVADTAAIGSILIPAMKDEGYKAEYAAAVTVTSSIIGPIIPPSINMVVYSTVTMESVGALFMAGFAPGIAIALGLMIIALFFALRENHPRRKERLAKGEAWRTTRKSLLALLAPVILVGGIFSGQFTPTEAAAVACAYVLFVGVFIFRTLGWKEIFESLKVTAVTSSVILFIISIATVFATMLTLERIPAHIAHYILSLTENKYIFLLFINIFLLFVGMIMETGVSVILLAPILLPVATRLGIHPLHFALVMLVNLNIGLNTPPLGVCLYVAAPIAKVRFEKIARAAVPFIAMQIVVLMIITYIPEIILFLPRLFGYIT, from the coding sequence ATGACTACACTGTTGTTGATTTTCATTGGAAGTTTCGCCATAGGCGTCCCGATTGCCTTCGTTCTGGGACTGACGGCACTGTACTATCTTCTCTTCGTCAGCAGCGTGCCGATCATGATTCTGGGACAGCGCCTCTACGCGGGAGTCGATAACTTTGTTCTGCTGGCGATTCCTTTCTTCGTTTTCGCCGGCGAGCTGATGAACAGGACAAAAATTACGGAAGACCTGGTGAACTTCGCCAAAATGCTGGTCGGCTGGATTCCGGGTGCCCTGGCGCAGGTCAACATCGTTACAAGCGTCTTCTTCGCCGGGCTTACAGGAGCCGCCGTGGCCGATACGGCTGCCATAGGATCCATCCTCATTCCGGCCATGAAAGATGAAGGATACAAGGCTGAATATGCGGCAGCGGTCACTGTAACATCCTCGATAATCGGCCCGATCATTCCTCCGAGCATCAATATGGTGGTCTACAGCACGGTGACGATGGAATCGGTCGGCGCTCTTTTTATGGCCGGATTTGCCCCCGGCATTGCGATCGCACTCGGCCTTATGATAATAGCGCTTTTTTTCGCGTTAAGGGAAAACCACCCGAGGAGGAAAGAGCGGCTTGCAAAAGGAGAAGCCTGGCGTACCACCAGGAAATCCCTTCTTGCTCTGCTGGCACCTGTTATTCTGGTGGGAGGAATCTTCAGCGGTCAGTTCACTCCAACCGAGGCAGCCGCAGTAGCATGCGCTTACGTGCTTTTCGTCGGCGTATTTATTTTCAGGACCCTCGGATGGAAGGAGATCTTCGAAAGCCTCAAAGTTACAGCAGTTACATCCTCCGTCATTTTGTTCATAATCTCCATAGCAACTGTTTTCGCCACAATGCTGACGCTGGAAAGAATCCCCGCCCACATCGCCCATTACATTCTCTCCCTGACAGAAAACAAATATATCTTCCTTCTGTTTATCAACATCTTTTTATTGTTTGTCGGGATGATAATGGAGACCGGTGTAAGCGTCATTCTTCTGGCTCCTATTCTGCTTCCCGTTGCAACGCGCCTGGGAATTCATCCTCTTCACTTTGCGCTGGTCATGCTGGTGAATCTGAATATCGGTCTCAACACGCCGCCGCTGGGAGTCTGCCTTTACGTTGCCGCCCCCATAGCGAAAGTACGGTTTGAGAAAATAGCACGAGCTGCAGTTCCGTTCATCGCAATGCAAATTGTTGTTTTGATGATCATCACATACATCCCGGAGATTATTCTCTTTCTCCCAAGACTCTTTGGTTATATAACATAA
- a CDS encoding zinc-binding dehydrogenase, which translates to MKALVYHGPRELIWEDIPDVSVGPEDVKIAVKAVGICGSDVHGYLGLTGRRTPPMVMGHEFSGVVEAIGEKVTLWNVGDRVTVQPAQFCGTCDFCKAGQTNLCGNKRFYGAMDCNGAMAEYIAVPEHLLYRLPDNVPFDAGSMIEAAAVAYRGVKNAGDLTGRHVLVIGAGTIGQLVVSIARLRGAERIYISDLSDARLATAVKMGADVTLNPQTMDIRKVVMDATEGKGVDIAIEAVGVTPSAKQSIELLRTGGTAVWIGNSAKFVEVPMQEIVTRELRIRGTYIYSHDEFGEVLELVNSGGISFDPIISLRARMSEGAQWFAQLADSPGELIKIVLIPE; encoded by the coding sequence ATGAAAGCTCTGGTATATCACGGCCCCAGAGAGCTGATCTGGGAGGACATTCCCGATGTTTCAGTGGGCCCCGAAGATGTGAAAATCGCCGTTAAGGCCGTTGGGATATGCGGTTCCGATGTTCACGGATACCTGGGCCTTACGGGACGCCGCACGCCTCCCATGGTGATGGGGCATGAATTCTCCGGTGTGGTAGAGGCCATCGGTGAAAAGGTCACCCTGTGGAATGTCGGAGACCGTGTCACTGTTCAACCAGCCCAATTTTGCGGAACCTGTGATTTTTGCAAAGCGGGGCAGACGAATTTATGCGGGAACAAGCGTTTCTACGGCGCCATGGATTGCAACGGCGCCATGGCCGAATATATTGCAGTCCCTGAACATCTCTTATATCGACTTCCCGATAATGTGCCCTTTGACGCAGGTTCGATGATCGAAGCGGCTGCCGTCGCCTACAGAGGTGTCAAAAACGCAGGGGATCTGACCGGCAGGCATGTGCTTGTCATCGGCGCAGGGACGATCGGCCAGCTGGTTGTTTCCATCGCCCGCCTGAGAGGAGCGGAACGCATCTACATATCCGATCTCAGTGACGCACGCCTTGCAACAGCTGTGAAAATGGGTGCGGACGTCACGTTGAATCCTCAGACCATGGACATACGCAAGGTCGTAATGGACGCAACGGAGGGCAAGGGCGTCGACATCGCGATTGAAGCAGTCGGCGTCACCCCGAGCGCAAAACAGAGCATTGAACTCCTGCGGACAGGGGGAACCGCTGTCTGGATCGGCAACTCGGCGAAATTCGTCGAAGTTCCCATGCAGGAAATAGTCACGAGAGAACTCCGTATTCGCGGAACCTATATCTACTCTCACGATGAGTTCGGTGAAGTCCTTGAATTGGTGAACAGCGGAGGAATTTCTTTCGATCCCATAATCAGTCTTCGCGCCAGGATGTCAGAAGGAGCCCAGTGGTTTGCACAACTCGCCGATTCTCCGGGGGAACTGATAAAGATAGTTCTCATCCCGGAATAA
- a CDS encoding DctP family TRAP transporter solute-binding subunit yields the protein MKKMVKVLCVLVLVVFMAGAASAANVTLKLANAGPADPEDRTVIAVELFRNHVQNKTGGSVKIEVFHASQLGNEKEILEGLKMGTIELGTITTGPVPTLFKPIMVFDIPYLFPNQVVAWEVLDGPFGRKLMEEMRKVTGIRTLAVSENGYRHFVTSEKQIKSVADMKGLKIRTMENPAHMKMVEALGASPTPVAFGELYMALQQGVVDGCELPMTLINNGKYYEVQKYTILDGHLYNPLIMFVNDNVWEKLSEDQKAALYEGARLFNITQRAISERQVQSGILNVTEKGMTVYVPTAAQLNEFRSVSQPPVLDYVKSQAGEQWVKEALEAVAAAEAKMAEMLK from the coding sequence ATGAAGAAAATGGTGAAAGTGTTGTGCGTCCTGGTTCTGGTAGTGTTCATGGCGGGAGCGGCCTCTGCTGCGAACGTGACGCTGAAGCTGGCCAACGCCGGTCCGGCGGACCCGGAGGACAGGACGGTCATCGCCGTTGAGCTGTTCAGGAACCACGTGCAGAACAAGACCGGCGGGTCGGTAAAGATCGAAGTGTTCCACGCCTCCCAGCTCGGCAATGAAAAAGAGATCCTCGAAGGACTGAAGATGGGGACCATCGAACTCGGCACCATCACCACCGGGCCCGTTCCCACCCTCTTCAAGCCCATCATGGTGTTCGACATCCCCTACCTCTTCCCGAACCAGGTCGTGGCGTGGGAAGTCCTTGACGGTCCCTTCGGCAGGAAACTCATGGAGGAGATGCGGAAGGTCACCGGCATCCGCACCCTCGCCGTCAGCGAAAACGGCTACCGCCATTTCGTCACCAGCGAGAAGCAGATCAAGTCCGTGGCGGACATGAAGGGCCTGAAGATCAGGACCATGGAGAACCCCGCCCACATGAAGATGGTGGAGGCCTTAGGCGCATCCCCCACGCCCGTGGCCTTCGGCGAGCTGTACATGGCCCTCCAGCAGGGTGTTGTGGACGGATGCGAACTTCCCATGACCCTCATCAACAACGGCAAGTACTACGAGGTGCAGAAGTACACCATTCTTGACGGCCACCTGTACAACCCCCTGATCATGTTCGTCAACGACAATGTCTGGGAAAAGCTGTCCGAAGACCAGAAGGCGGCCCTGTACGAGGGAGCCCGGCTCTTCAACATCACCCAGAGGGCTATTTCCGAGCGGCAGGTCCAATCCGGAATCCTCAACGTGACGGAAAAGGGAATGACCGTCTATGTTCCCACGGCGGCCCAGCTCAACGAGTTCCGCTCCGTCTCCCAGCCTCCCGTGCTCGACTACGTGAAATCCCAGGCGGGCGAGCAGTGGGTGAAGGAAGCCCTTGAAGCGGTGGCGGCGGCAGAGGCCAAGATGGCGGAGATGCTGAAGTAG
- a CDS encoding FadR/GntR family transcriptional regulator gives MDVIPFQRKNRSDVIFEKLKELIGNGQWKPGDRFPTEMELTRIFNVGRSTVREALNHLKTSNLVRVVPGKGTFVTEPPAVEHQILSRHIPDSATAKELFNIIEFRICIEPSTAYLAAERISGSQKKKILGIAGAVDNEELSPSEFAETDIEFHIFLAEITGNPLCVEIMNYLHTFFYKQQIVTSLISTRKKAAAQSHIAVAKAVTAHNAKLAEKEMRAHLCNTREYLECIVRETAFSGAAPREKESCL, from the coding sequence TTGGACGTCATCCCATTCCAGAGGAAAAACCGGAGCGACGTGATTTTTGAAAAACTCAAGGAGCTCATCGGCAACGGGCAATGGAAGCCCGGAGACCGTTTCCCTACGGAAATGGAACTTACCCGCATTTTCAACGTGGGGCGGTCTACCGTCCGGGAAGCGCTGAACCACCTGAAAACCTCCAATCTTGTCCGCGTCGTTCCCGGAAAGGGAACCTTCGTAACCGAACCACCGGCCGTTGAGCACCAGATCCTCTCCCGCCACATACCCGACAGCGCCACCGCAAAAGAGCTCTTCAACATCATCGAATTCCGCATCTGCATCGAGCCTTCCACCGCCTATCTTGCGGCGGAGCGGATCTCCGGCTCCCAGAAAAAAAAGATCCTCGGTATCGCCGGGGCCGTGGACAACGAGGAGCTGTCGCCGTCGGAATTCGCGGAGACGGACATCGAGTTCCACATTTTCCTGGCGGAAATCACAGGCAACCCTCTCTGCGTGGAGATAATGAACTACCTCCACACGTTCTTCTACAAGCAGCAGATCGTCACATCCCTCATTTCCACAAGAAAAAAAGCCGCCGCCCAGAGCCACATTGCCGTGGCAAAAGCCGTGACCGCCCATAACGCAAAGCTTGCGGAAAAAGAAATGCGTGCTCATCTCTGCAATACCCGGGAATACCTTGAATGCATCGTCCGGGAAACGGCCTTTTCGGGAGCGGCTCCCCGGGAAAAAGAAAGCTGTTTATAG